One segment of Niveibacterium microcysteis DNA contains the following:
- a CDS encoding LysE family translocator, translating to MSWQQFVVLAGAHFLALLSPGPDFFLLINHSLGYGRRAGYQTALGIACANGVFIIAALCGVTWLQRSPLTYALMYWSGCAYLAWLGMQFWRGAASSGSVSVAPAERSDFPAFFGRGFASGILNPKNAMFYLTLFTVLAGKDTTMLGRGVAAAWMVAVVLFWDCSVSWLFTQPRTLAAFSRYHGLLHHAGAVVLVGIAAGLVVSWR from the coding sequence ATGTCCTGGCAACAATTCGTGGTGCTCGCTGGCGCCCATTTTCTCGCGCTGCTAAGCCCCGGTCCCGACTTCTTCCTGCTCATCAATCATTCGCTGGGCTACGGCCGGCGCGCGGGCTACCAGACCGCCCTGGGCATCGCGTGCGCCAATGGTGTCTTCATCATCGCGGCGTTGTGCGGCGTGACCTGGCTTCAACGCAGCCCGCTTACCTACGCCCTCATGTACTGGAGCGGCTGTGCCTATCTGGCCTGGCTGGGGATGCAGTTCTGGAGGGGGGCGGCCTCGTCGGGGTCCGTGTCCGTAGCTCCAGCTGAGCGGTCCGATTTTCCGGCCTTCTTTGGGCGTGGATTTGCGTCCGGCATTCTGAATCCGAAGAACGCGATGTTCTACCTGACACTATTCACCGTGCTGGCGGGCAAGGACACGACGATGTTGGGCAGGGGTGTCGCCGCGGCCTGGATGGTCGCCGTTGTGCTGTTCTGGGACTGCTCGGTGAGCTGGTTGTTCACGCAGCCTCGCACACTGGCTGCGTTCAGCAGATACCACGGGCTGCTGCACCACGCCGGCGCAGTCGTGCTCGTCGGCATCGCCGCGGGCCTTGTTGTGTCTTGGCGATGA
- a CDS encoding AraC family transcriptional regulator yields the protein MTQQQFWRDAALPFVESRRAWQSRACYRPHTHPTLSIGAVDAGRSLLQVDGWDDLPLHAGDVVLIPANCVHACNPIPEAAWSYQMLYLDVGWVSTLHDEIAQHANAMPAARPKRFREPDSYRRFCQLNDLLFSPASAAAKEEALIDFVGGLAFDAVAPEASPPRWVADLTTYLDRHCDQNLSILELAKLFGVSRYHLIRVFKLNTGLAPHAFQIDCRVNKARGLLRDGEAIADVTLQLGFSDQSHFQRAFRQRVSVTPGDYQRRIGR from the coding sequence ATGACGCAACAACAATTCTGGCGTGACGCCGCACTGCCGTTCGTTGAAAGCCGCCGTGCGTGGCAGAGCCGCGCCTGCTATCGACCGCACACCCACCCGACGCTATCCATCGGCGCTGTTGATGCCGGGCGTTCGTTGCTGCAGGTGGATGGCTGGGACGACCTACCCCTGCACGCAGGCGATGTTGTGCTGATCCCCGCCAACTGTGTGCACGCGTGCAACCCGATACCTGAGGCCGCGTGGAGCTACCAAATGCTGTATCTCGACGTGGGGTGGGTCAGTACCCTGCATGACGAGATTGCTCAACACGCTAACGCAATGCCCGCGGCGCGGCCAAAGCGCTTTCGAGAGCCGGACTCGTACCGACGCTTTTGCCAGCTGAACGACCTACTGTTCAGCCCAGCGTCCGCCGCAGCCAAAGAAGAAGCACTGATTGATTTTGTCGGCGGCCTCGCGTTTGATGCCGTCGCACCTGAGGCATCGCCTCCGCGTTGGGTCGCCGATCTAACGACCTACCTCGATCGCCATTGTGATCAGAATCTGTCGATACTCGAACTTGCAAAGCTATTCGGCGTCAGCCGATACCACCTGATTCGCGTCTTCAAACTGAATACCGGGCTTGCGCCTCATGCCTTCCAGATTGATTGCCGAGTGAATAAGGCGCGAGGACTGCTGCGCGATGGCGAAGCGATCGCCGATGTTACTTTGCAACTCGGCTTCAGCGACCAAAGCCACTTTCAGCGGGCATTTCGCCAGCGTGTCTCCGTTACGCCGGGCGACTATCAGCGTCGGATTGGCCGCTGA
- a CDS encoding class I SAM-dependent methyltransferase has product MADDTTPPRNWFDQGGEAYARFRPEYPAEVTQFLASVSPGRALAVDVGCGNGQLTGHLAQHFDKVLGLDPSADQITHATPHPRVEYGCAAAERLPVVDHSADLITAAQAAHWFDLPRFYEEVRRIAVPHAVVALVSYGVLRLDEGLDTRFRHFYWQEIGPYWPPERKLVDNGYADLPFPFDELAAPVLEICKAWTLEELLGYISTWSAVRNVREAGRESILQHFAADLAQLWGEPALRREVRWPINMRVGRL; this is encoded by the coding sequence ATGGCCGACGACACCACGCCACCCCGCAACTGGTTCGACCAGGGCGGCGAAGCCTATGCGCGCTTTCGCCCCGAATACCCGGCCGAAGTGACGCAGTTTCTCGCCTCCGTTTCACCCGGAAGAGCACTGGCAGTTGATGTCGGCTGCGGCAATGGCCAGCTGACCGGGCATTTGGCGCAGCACTTCGACAAGGTGCTGGGGCTGGACCCGAGCGCTGACCAGATCACGCACGCTACGCCGCATCCGCGCGTCGAGTATGGATGCGCCGCTGCAGAGCGCTTGCCGGTCGTGGACCACAGCGCGGATCTCATCACCGCCGCGCAGGCCGCGCACTGGTTCGACTTACCGCGCTTCTACGAAGAAGTGCGGCGCATCGCCGTGCCGCACGCCGTTGTGGCGCTGGTCAGCTACGGTGTGTTGCGACTGGATGAAGGGTTGGACACCCGTTTCCGACACTTCTATTGGCAGGAGATCGGCCCCTACTGGCCCCCGGAACGGAAGCTCGTCGACAACGGCTACGCCGATCTACCGTTTCCGTTCGATGAACTGGCGGCGCCGGTGCTGGAGATCTGCAAGGCGTGGACGTTGGAAGAGTTGCTGGGCTACATCTCGACCTGGTCGGCTGTTCGCAACGTGCGGGAGGCAGGGCGTGAGAGCATCCTGCAGCACTTTGCCGCAGACCTGGCGCAGCTATGGGGCGAGCCAGCGTTGCGAAGGGAAGTGCGCTGGCCGATCAACATGAGGGTGGGAAGGCTTTGA